A section of the Acropora muricata isolate sample 2 chromosome 4, ASM3666990v1, whole genome shotgun sequence genome encodes:
- the LOC136913789 gene encoding uncharacterized protein yields the protein MDDLMPSVKSVEEARLMRKEITELGDKAGFHVRKWISQRHEVIADIPDQERAAEIDLSKTELAVTKTLGVLWNTHEDKFSFQFSVPPDEFVYIKRSVLKKTATIFDPLGFLSPFTVRGKLLMQESWTKTVTWDEVLPPQLERKWKTWFGELPDLAKIKTPRCLKDSHSKEERLTVHTFTEASEKAYAAVVYARYEFEDGSIGTRLITAKSRLAPLKALSIPRLELMGAIIGLRLTKQLCEALEIEQTKVTYWVDSCNVGYWIHSQSRNFKPFVAHRVGEIQKDSNPEQWRYVPGKLNPADHGTRG from the coding sequence ATGGATGACCTGATGCCTTCTGTTAAAAGCGTGGAAGAAGCTCGGTTGATGAGGAAGGAAATTACTGAGCTTGGAGACAAAGCTGGGTTCCATGTTCGAAAGTGGATTTCACAGCGACACGAAGTAATCGCAGATATCCCAGATCAAGAGCGAGCAGCTGAAATTGACTTGAGCAAGACGGAGCTTGCAGTAACAAAGACGTTAGGTGTTTTATGGAACACTCACGAAGATAAGTTCTCATTCCAGTTTTCAGTCCCGCCAGACGAATTCGTGTATATAAAAAGAAGCGTTTTAAAGAAAACAGCCACTATTTTTGACCCCCTTGGGTTTCTCTCACCTTTCACCGTAAGAGGAAAGTTGTTGATGCAAGAATCGTGGACCAAAACTGTAACATGGGATGAGGTTTTGCCGCCTCAGCTGGAGAGGAAATGGAAGACGTGGTTTGGAGAGTTACCAGATCTCGCAAAAATTAAGACCCCGAGGTGCCTGAAGGATTCACACAGTAAAGAAGAACGGTTAACTGTTCACACGTTTACTGAGGCGTCGGAGAAAGCTTATGCAGCAGTTGTTTACGCCAGATACGAGTTTGAAGACGGATCCATTGGCACACGTTTGATCACAGCGAAATCAAGATTGGCACCACTTAAAGCACTCAGTATTCCCCGTTTGGAACTGATGGGAGCAATCATTGGTTTACGATTAACCAAACAATTGTGCGAAGCActtgaaattgaacaaaccaaaGTAACCTACTGGGTTGATAGCTGCAATGTCGGTTATTGGATTCATAGCCAAAGTCGAAACTTCAAGCCTTTCGTTGCACATCGGGTAGGAGAGATACAAAAAGATTCCAACCCTGAGCAATGGCGTTACGTTCCTGGAAAGTTAAATCCAGCTGATCATGGAACGCGCGGATAA